From Pan paniscus chromosome 9, NHGRI_mPanPan1-v2.0_pri, whole genome shotgun sequence, the proteins below share one genomic window:
- the TRAPPC4 gene encoding trafficking protein particle complex subunit 4 isoform X2 has product MKNATDPDLDFRLFAIGSQLSPEQGSSGIEMLETDTFKLHCYQTLTGIKFVVLADPRQAGIDSLLRKIYEIYSDFALKNPFYSLEMPIRCELFDQNLKLALEVAEKAGTFGPGS; this is encoded by the exons ATGAAAAACGCAACTGATCCAGATCTAGATTTTAG GCTCTTTGCCATCGGCTCCCAGCTGTCTCCTGAACAGGGAAGCTCAGGCATTGAGATGCTGGAGACAGACACATTCAAATTGCACTGCTACCAGACACTGACAG GGATCAAGTTTGTGGTTCTAGCAGATCCTAGGCAAGCTGGAATAGATTCTCTTCTCCGAAAGATTTATGAGATTTACTCAGACTTTGCCCTCaagaatccattctattccttagAAATGCCTATCAG GTGTGAGCTCTTTGACCAGAACCTGAAGCTAGCTCTGGAGGTGGCAGAGAAGGCTGGAACTTTTGGACCTGGGTCATAG
- the TRAPPC4 gene encoding trafficking protein particle complex subunit 4 isoform X1 — protein MAIFSVYVVNKAGGLIYQLDSYAPRAEAEKTFSYPLDLLLKLHDERVLVAFGQRDGIRVGHAVLAINGMDVNGRYTADGKEVLEYLGNPANYPVSIRFGRPRLTSNEKLMLASMFHSLFAIGSQLSPEQGSSGIEMLETDTFKLHCYQTLTGIKFVVLADPRQAGIDSLLRKIYEIYSDFALKNPFYSLEMPIRCELFDQNLKLALEVAEKAGTFGPGS, from the exons ATGGCGATTTTTAGTGTGTATGTGGTGAACAAAGCTGGCGGCTTGATTTACCAGTTGGACAGCTACGCGCCacgggctgaggctgagaaaacTTTCAGTTATCCGCTGGATCTGCTGCTCAAGCTACACGATGAGCGTGTGTTGGTTGCTTTCGGCCAGCGGGACGGCATCCGAG TGGGTCATGCAGTGCTGGCCATCAATGGCATGGACGTGAATGGCAGGTACACGGCCGACGGGAAAGAGGTGCTGGAGTATCTGGGTAACCCTGCTAATTACCCGGTGTCCATTCGATTTGGCCGGCCCCGCCTCACTTCTAATGAGAAGCTTATGCTGGCCTCCATGTTCCACTC GCTCTTTGCCATCGGCTCCCAGCTGTCTCCTGAACAGGGAAGCTCAGGCATTGAGATGCTGGAGACAGACACATTCAAATTGCACTGCTACCAGACACTGACAG GGATCAAGTTTGTGGTTCTAGCAGATCCTAGGCAAGCTGGAATAGATTCTCTTCTCCGAAAGATTTATGAGATTTACTCAGACTTTGCCCTCaagaatccattctattccttagAAATGCCTATCAG GTGTGAGCTCTTTGACCAGAACCTGAAGCTAGCTCTGGAGGTGGCAGAGAAGGCTGGAACTTTTGGACCTGGGTCATAG
- the SLC37A4 gene encoding glucose-6-phosphate exchanger SLC37A4 isoform X3 has protein sequence MAAQGYGYYRTVIFSAMFGGYSLYYFNRKTFSFVMPSLVEEIPLDKDDLGFITSSQSAAYAISKFVSGVLSDQMSARWLFSSGLLLVGLVNIFFSWSSTVPVFAALWFLNGLAQGLGWPPCGKVLRKWFEPSQFGTWWAILSTSMNLAGGLGPILATILAQSYSWRSTLALSGALCVVVSFLCLLLIHNEPADVGLRNLDPMPSKGKKGSLKEESTLQELLLSPYLWVLSTGYLVVFGVKTCCTDWGQFFLIQEKGQSALVGSSYMSALEVGGLVGSIAAGYLSDRAMAKAGLSNYGNPRHGLLLFMMAGMTVSMYLFRVTVTSDSPKLWILVLGAVFGFSSYGPIALFGVIANESAPPNLCGTSHAIVGLMANVGGFLAGLPFSTIAKHYSWSTAFWVAEVICAASTAAFFLLRNIRTKMGRVSKKAE, from the exons ATGGCAGCCCAGGGCTATGGCTATTATCGCACTGTGATCTTCTCAGCCATGTTTGGGGGCTACAGCCTGTATTACTTCAATCGCAAGACCTTCTCCTTTGTCATGCCATCATTGGTGGAAGAGATCCCTTTGGACAAGGATGATTTGG GGTTCATCACCAGCAGCCAGTCGGCAGCTTATGCTATCAGCAAGTTTGTCAGTGGGGTGCTGTCTGACCAGATGAGTGCTCGCTGGCTCTTCTCTTCTGGGCTGCTCCTGGTTGGCCTGGTCAACATATTCTTTTCCTGGAGCTCCACAGTACCTGTCTTTGCTGCCCTCTGGTTCCTTAATGGCCTGGCCCAGGGGCTGGGCTGGCCCCCATGTGGGAAGGTCCTGCGGAAG TGGTTTGAGCCATCTCAGTTTGGCACTTGGTGGGCCATCCTGTCAACCAGCATGAACCTGGCTGGAGGGCTAGGCCCTATCCTGGCAACCATCCTTGCCCAGAGCTACAGCTGGCGCAGCACGCTGGCCCTGTCTGGGGCACTGTGTGTGGTTGTCTCCTTcctctgtctcctgctcatccACAATGAACCTGCTGATGTTGGACTCCGCAACCTGGACCCCATGCCCTCTAAGGGCAAGAAGG GCTCCTTGAAGGAGGAGAGCACCCTACAGGAGCTGCTGCTGTCCCCTTACCTGTGGGTGCTCTCCACTGGTTACCTTGTGGTGTTTGGAGTAAAGACCTGCTGTACTGACTGGGGCCAGTTCTTCCTTATCCAGGAGAAAGGACAGTCAGCCCTTGTAG GTAGCTCCTACATGAGTGCCCTGGAAGTTGGGGGCCTTGTAGGCAGCATCGCAGCTGGCTACCTGTCAGACCGGGCCATGGCAAAG GCGGGACTGTCCAACTACGGGAACCCTCGTCATGGCCTGTTGCTGTTCATGATGGCTGGCATGACAGTGTCCATGTACCTCTTCCGGGTAACAGTGACCAGTGACTCCCCCAAG CTCTGGATCCTGGTATTGGGAGCTGTATTTGGTTTCTCCTCGTATGGCCCCATTGCCCTGTTTGGAGTCATAGCCAACGAGAGTGCCCCTCCCAACTTGTGTGGCACCTCCCACGCCATTGTGGGACTCATGGCCAATG TGGGCGGCTTTCTGGCTGGGCTGCCCTTCAGCACCATTGCCAAGCACTACAGTTGGAGCACAGCCTTCTGGGTGGCTGAAGTGATTTGTGCGGCCAGCACAGCTGCCTTCTTCCTCCTACGAAACATCCGCACCAAGATGGGCCGAGTGTCCAAGAAGGCTGAGTGA
- the SLC37A4 gene encoding glucose-6-phosphate exchanger SLC37A4 isoform X1, which yields MAAQGYGYYRTVIFSAMFGGYSLYYFNRKTFSFVMPSLVEEIPLDKDDLGFITSSQSAAYAISKFVSGVLSDQMSARWLFSSGLLLVGLVNIFFSWSSTVPVFAALWFLNGLAQGLGWPPCGKVLRKWFEPSQFGTWWAILSTSMNLAGGLGPILATILAQSYSWRSTLALSGALCVVVSFLCLLLIHNEPADVGLRNLDPMPSKGKKGSLKEESTLQELLLSPYLWVLSTGYLVVFGVKTCCTDWGQFFLIQEKGQSALVGSSYMSALEVGGLVGSIAAGYLSDRAMAKAGLSNYGNPRHGLLLFMMAGMTVSMYLFRVTVTSDSPKDVAFWTLALHPLAELTGFTEHELWILVLGAVFGFSSYGPIALFGVIANESAPPNLCGTSHAIVGLMANVGGFLAGLPFSTIAKHYSWSTAFWVAEVICAASTAAFFLLRNIRTKMGRVSKKAE from the exons ATGGCAGCCCAGGGCTATGGCTATTATCGCACTGTGATCTTCTCAGCCATGTTTGGGGGCTACAGCCTGTATTACTTCAATCGCAAGACCTTCTCCTTTGTCATGCCATCATTGGTGGAAGAGATCCCTTTGGACAAGGATGATTTGG GGTTCATCACCAGCAGCCAGTCGGCAGCTTATGCTATCAGCAAGTTTGTCAGTGGGGTGCTGTCTGACCAGATGAGTGCTCGCTGGCTCTTCTCTTCTGGGCTGCTCCTGGTTGGCCTGGTCAACATATTCTTTTCCTGGAGCTCCACAGTACCTGTCTTTGCTGCCCTCTGGTTCCTTAATGGCCTGGCCCAGGGGCTGGGCTGGCCCCCATGTGGGAAGGTCCTGCGGAAG TGGTTTGAGCCATCTCAGTTTGGCACTTGGTGGGCCATCCTGTCAACCAGCATGAACCTGGCTGGAGGGCTAGGCCCTATCCTGGCAACCATCCTTGCCCAGAGCTACAGCTGGCGCAGCACGCTGGCCCTGTCTGGGGCACTGTGTGTGGTTGTCTCCTTcctctgtctcctgctcatccACAATGAACCTGCTGATGTTGGACTCCGCAACCTGGACCCCATGCCCTCTAAGGGCAAGAAGG GCTCCTTGAAGGAGGAGAGCACCCTACAGGAGCTGCTGCTGTCCCCTTACCTGTGGGTGCTCTCCACTGGTTACCTTGTGGTGTTTGGAGTAAAGACCTGCTGTACTGACTGGGGCCAGTTCTTCCTTATCCAGGAGAAAGGACAGTCAGCCCTTGTAG GTAGCTCCTACATGAGTGCCCTGGAAGTTGGGGGCCTTGTAGGCAGCATCGCAGCTGGCTACCTGTCAGACCGGGCCATGGCAAAG GCGGGACTGTCCAACTACGGGAACCCTCGTCATGGCCTGTTGCTGTTCATGATGGCTGGCATGACAGTGTCCATGTACCTCTTCCGGGTAACAGTGACCAGTGACTCCCCCAAG GATGTTGCTTTCTGGACTCTGGCTCTTCACCCTCTCGCGGAGCTCACAGGCTTTACAGAGCATGAG CTCTGGATCCTGGTATTGGGAGCTGTATTTGGTTTCTCCTCGTATGGCCCCATTGCCCTGTTTGGAGTCATAGCCAACGAGAGTGCCCCTCCCAACTTGTGTGGCACCTCCCACGCCATTGTGGGACTCATGGCCAATG TGGGCGGCTTTCTGGCTGGGCTGCCCTTCAGCACCATTGCCAAGCACTACAGTTGGAGCACAGCCTTCTGGGTGGCTGAAGTGATTTGTGCGGCCAGCACAGCTGCCTTCTTCCTCCTACGAAACATCCGCACCAAGATGGGCCGAGTGTCCAAGAAGGCTGAGTGA
- the SLC37A4 gene encoding glucose-6-phosphate exchanger SLC37A4 isoform X4: MWGGELHWPASEAAGEDHAPAGRACAAFASPAPSYSGSRLCSGFITSSQSAAYAISKFVSGVLSDQMSARWLFSSGLLLVGLVNIFFSWSSTVPVFAALWFLNGLAQGLGWPPCGKVLRKWFEPSQFGTWWAILSTSMNLAGGLGPILATILAQSYSWRSTLALSGALCVVVSFLCLLLIHNEPADVGLRNLDPMPSKGKKGSLKEESTLQELLLSPYLWVLSTGYLVVFGVKTCCTDWGQFFLIQEKGQSALVGSSYMSALEVGGLVGSIAAGYLSDRAMAKAGLSNYGNPRHGLLLFMMAGMTVSMYLFRVTVTSDSPKLWILVLGAVFGFSSYGPIALFGVIANESAPPNLCGTSHAIVGLMANVGGFLAGLPFSTIAKHYSWSTAFWVAEVICAASTAAFFLLRNIRTKMGRVSKKAE, from the exons GGTTCATCACCAGCAGCCAGTCGGCAGCTTATGCTATCAGCAAGTTTGTCAGTGGGGTGCTGTCTGACCAGATGAGTGCTCGCTGGCTCTTCTCTTCTGGGCTGCTCCTGGTTGGCCTGGTCAACATATTCTTTTCCTGGAGCTCCACAGTACCTGTCTTTGCTGCCCTCTGGTTCCTTAATGGCCTGGCCCAGGGGCTGGGCTGGCCCCCATGTGGGAAGGTCCTGCGGAAG TGGTTTGAGCCATCTCAGTTTGGCACTTGGTGGGCCATCCTGTCAACCAGCATGAACCTGGCTGGAGGGCTAGGCCCTATCCTGGCAACCATCCTTGCCCAGAGCTACAGCTGGCGCAGCACGCTGGCCCTGTCTGGGGCACTGTGTGTGGTTGTCTCCTTcctctgtctcctgctcatccACAATGAACCTGCTGATGTTGGACTCCGCAACCTGGACCCCATGCCCTCTAAGGGCAAGAAGG GCTCCTTGAAGGAGGAGAGCACCCTACAGGAGCTGCTGCTGTCCCCTTACCTGTGGGTGCTCTCCACTGGTTACCTTGTGGTGTTTGGAGTAAAGACCTGCTGTACTGACTGGGGCCAGTTCTTCCTTATCCAGGAGAAAGGACAGTCAGCCCTTGTAG GTAGCTCCTACATGAGTGCCCTGGAAGTTGGGGGCCTTGTAGGCAGCATCGCAGCTGGCTACCTGTCAGACCGGGCCATGGCAAAG GCGGGACTGTCCAACTACGGGAACCCTCGTCATGGCCTGTTGCTGTTCATGATGGCTGGCATGACAGTGTCCATGTACCTCTTCCGGGTAACAGTGACCAGTGACTCCCCCAAG CTCTGGATCCTGGTATTGGGAGCTGTATTTGGTTTCTCCTCGTATGGCCCCATTGCCCTGTTTGGAGTCATAGCCAACGAGAGTGCCCCTCCCAACTTGTGTGGCACCTCCCACGCCATTGTGGGACTCATGGCCAATG TGGGCGGCTTTCTGGCTGGGCTGCCCTTCAGCACCATTGCCAAGCACTACAGTTGGAGCACAGCCTTCTGGGTGGCTGAAGTGATTTGTGCGGCCAGCACAGCTGCCTTCTTCCTCCTACGAAACATCCGCACCAAGATGGGCCGAGTGTCCAAGAAGGCTGAGTGA
- the TRAPPC4 gene encoding trafficking protein particle complex subunit 4 isoform X3, which produces MAGTRPTGKRCWSIWVTLLITRCPFDLAGPASLLMRSLCWPPCSTRIKFVVLADPRQAGIDSLLRKIYEIYSDFALKNPFYSLEMPIRCELFDQNLKLALEVAEKAGTFGPGS; this is translated from the exons ATGGCAGGTACACGGCCGACGGGAAAGAGGTGCTGGAGTATCTGGGTAACCCTGCTAATTACCCGGTGTCCATTCGATTTGGCCGGCCCCGCCTCACTTCTAATGAGAAGCTTATGCTGGCCTCCATGTTCCACTC GGATCAAGTTTGTGGTTCTAGCAGATCCTAGGCAAGCTGGAATAGATTCTCTTCTCCGAAAGATTTATGAGATTTACTCAGACTTTGCCCTCaagaatccattctattccttagAAATGCCTATCAG GTGTGAGCTCTTTGACCAGAACCTGAAGCTAGCTCTGGAGGTGGCAGAGAAGGCTGGAACTTTTGGACCTGGGTCATAG
- the RPS25 gene encoding small ribosomal subunit protein eS25 produces the protein MPPKDDKKKKDAGKSAKKDKDPVNKSGGKAKKKKWSKGKVRDKLNNLVLFDKATYDKLCKEVPNYKLITPAVVSERLKIRGSLARAALQELLSKGLIKLVSKHRAQVIYTRNTKGGDAPAAGEDA, from the exons ATG CCGCCTAAGGACGACAAGAAGAAGAAGGATGCTGGAAAGTCGGCCAAGAAAGACAAAGACCCAGTGAACAAATCCGGGGGCAAGGCCAAAAAGAAG AAGTGGTCCAAAGGCAAAGTTCGGGACAAGCTCAATAACTTAGTCTTGTTTGACAAAGCTACCTATGATAAACTCTGTAAGGAAGTTCCCAACTATAAACTTATAACCCCAGCTGTGGTCTCTGAGAGACTGAAGATTCGAGGCTCCCTGGCCAGGGCAGCCCTTCAGGAGCTCCTTAGTAAAG GACTTATCAAACTGGTTTCAAAGCACAGAGCTCAAGTAATTTACACCAGAAATACCAAGGGTGGAGATGCTCCAGCTGCTGGTGAAGATGCATGA
- the SLC37A4 gene encoding glucose-6-phosphate exchanger SLC37A4 isoform X2, which translates to MWGGELHWPASEAAGEDHAPAGRACAAFASPAPSYSGSRLCSGFITSSQSAAYAISKFVSGVLSDQMSARWLFSSGLLLVGLVNIFFSWSSTVPVFAALWFLNGLAQGLGWPPCGKVLRKWFEPSQFGTWWAILSTSMNLAGGLGPILATILAQSYSWRSTLALSGALCVVVSFLCLLLIHNEPADVGLRNLDPMPSKGKKGSLKEESTLQELLLSPYLWVLSTGYLVVFGVKTCCTDWGQFFLIQEKGQSALVGSSYMSALEVGGLVGSIAAGYLSDRAMAKAGLSNYGNPRHGLLLFMMAGMTVSMYLFRVTVTSDSPKDVAFWTLALHPLAELTGFTEHELWILVLGAVFGFSSYGPIALFGVIANESAPPNLCGTSHAIVGLMANVGGFLAGLPFSTIAKHYSWSTAFWVAEVICAASTAAFFLLRNIRTKMGRVSKKAE; encoded by the exons GGTTCATCACCAGCAGCCAGTCGGCAGCTTATGCTATCAGCAAGTTTGTCAGTGGGGTGCTGTCTGACCAGATGAGTGCTCGCTGGCTCTTCTCTTCTGGGCTGCTCCTGGTTGGCCTGGTCAACATATTCTTTTCCTGGAGCTCCACAGTACCTGTCTTTGCTGCCCTCTGGTTCCTTAATGGCCTGGCCCAGGGGCTGGGCTGGCCCCCATGTGGGAAGGTCCTGCGGAAG TGGTTTGAGCCATCTCAGTTTGGCACTTGGTGGGCCATCCTGTCAACCAGCATGAACCTGGCTGGAGGGCTAGGCCCTATCCTGGCAACCATCCTTGCCCAGAGCTACAGCTGGCGCAGCACGCTGGCCCTGTCTGGGGCACTGTGTGTGGTTGTCTCCTTcctctgtctcctgctcatccACAATGAACCTGCTGATGTTGGACTCCGCAACCTGGACCCCATGCCCTCTAAGGGCAAGAAGG GCTCCTTGAAGGAGGAGAGCACCCTACAGGAGCTGCTGCTGTCCCCTTACCTGTGGGTGCTCTCCACTGGTTACCTTGTGGTGTTTGGAGTAAAGACCTGCTGTACTGACTGGGGCCAGTTCTTCCTTATCCAGGAGAAAGGACAGTCAGCCCTTGTAG GTAGCTCCTACATGAGTGCCCTGGAAGTTGGGGGCCTTGTAGGCAGCATCGCAGCTGGCTACCTGTCAGACCGGGCCATGGCAAAG GCGGGACTGTCCAACTACGGGAACCCTCGTCATGGCCTGTTGCTGTTCATGATGGCTGGCATGACAGTGTCCATGTACCTCTTCCGGGTAACAGTGACCAGTGACTCCCCCAAG GATGTTGCTTTCTGGACTCTGGCTCTTCACCCTCTCGCGGAGCTCACAGGCTTTACAGAGCATGAG CTCTGGATCCTGGTATTGGGAGCTGTATTTGGTTTCTCCTCGTATGGCCCCATTGCCCTGTTTGGAGTCATAGCCAACGAGAGTGCCCCTCCCAACTTGTGTGGCACCTCCCACGCCATTGTGGGACTCATGGCCAATG TGGGCGGCTTTCTGGCTGGGCTGCCCTTCAGCACCATTGCCAAGCACTACAGTTGGAGCACAGCCTTCTGGGTGGCTGAAGTGATTTGTGCGGCCAGCACAGCTGCCTTCTTCCTCCTACGAAACATCCGCACCAAGATGGGCCGAGTGTCCAAGAAGGCTGAGTGA